From one Lycium barbarum isolate Lr01 chromosome 6, ASM1917538v2, whole genome shotgun sequence genomic stretch:
- the LOC132645223 gene encoding phytyl ester synthase 1, chloroplastic-like isoform X1 — translation MVSLPQNFWAAPHFARHPGYKPQCISRITCLASRDSTFLPSDSVKVNGVSSIEEKEKSIPVVDVQNDHLDKSKEDMRNKLEPLWDDGYGTQTVKDYLEIGLEIIKPDGGPPRWFTPISAGPPLQESPLLLFLPGTDGTGMGLVLHEKALGKVFQVWCLHIPVYDRTPFDELVNFVERTVRLKHASSPNKPIYLVGDSFGGCLALAVAAHNPKIDLVLILVNPATSFGKSQLQPLLPLLESLPDEIHVMVPYLMSFIMGDPMKMAMVNIDSMLPPGQIIRRLSDNLTSLLAYLPGLADIIPKETLLWKLKLLRSASSYSNSRLHAVNAEVLVIASGKDNMFPSGDEAQRLANSLRNCKVQYFKDNAHTILLEDGINLLSIIKGTSKYRRKKRHDPVMDFLLPTMSEFKNTIQDYSWYLNFTGPVMLSTLENGKIVRGLAGVPREGPVLLVGYHMLMGLDSIPLVLECLRQRKILLRGIAHPVLFTQRTESRTNESSFNDLLRLSGFMPVSASNLFKLLATKSHILLYPGGAREALHRKGEEYKVIWPDQPEFIRMAAKFGATIVPFGVVGEDDIAQLVLDYDDLKNIPILGDGIRYYNEHAARSGLTVRTDMDEEVANQALYLPGVLPKIPGRFYYLFGKPIHTKGRKDLVKDREKARELYLQVKSEVQNNMNYLLKKREEDPYRSVIDRTVHKAFSATFDDVPTFDY, via the exons ATGGTTTCTCTTCCGCAAAATTTCTGGGCAGCCCCTCATTTTGCTCGTCACCCAGGCTATAAGCCTCAGTGTATATCTCGAATCACGTGCTTAGCTAGCAGGGACTCCACATTTTTGCCTTCAGATTCTGTTAAAGTTAATGGTGTGTCCTCTATTGAGGAAAAGGAGAAAAGTATCCCTGTAGTTGATGTGCAAAATGATCATTTGGATAAGAGCAAGGAGGACATGCGAAACAAGTTGGAACCCCTTTGGGATGATGGATATGGAACTCAAACTGTTAAGGATTATCTTGAGATAGGATTGGAGATTATTAAGCCCGATGGAGGTCCTCCGCGGTGGTTTACTCCCATATCAGCTGGTCCTCCTTTGCAAGAATCTCCTCTCCTACTTTTTCTGCCTG GAACGGATGGCACTGGCATGGGTCTTGTTTTGCATGAAAAGGCTCTTGGGAA AGTTTTTCAGGTTTGGTGCTTGCATATTCCTGTGTATGATCGAACACCGTTTGACG AACTGGTGAATTTTGTCGAGAGAACTGTGAGGCTGAAGCACGCTTCATCTCCAAACAAGCCAATTTATTTAGTTGGAGATTCATTTGGAGGGTGCTTGGCTCTTGCTGTTGCTGCTCATAACCCTAAGATTGACCTTGTTCTGATATTAGTTAATCCAG CAACTTCCTTTGGGAAGTCACAGCTCCAACCTCTGCTTCCTCTTCTAGAGTCTTTGCCTGATGAAATTCATGTTATGGTCCCTTATCTTATGAGCTTTATTATGG GTGATCCAATGAAGATGGCGATGGTTAACATTGATTCCATGCTTCCTCCTGGACAAATTATTCGACGTCTCTCTGACAACCTCACTAGTTTGCTGGCCTACCTCCCT GGCTTAGCTGATATCATACCGAAGGAAACTCTTCTCTGGAAGTTGAAGCTTCTTAGATCTGCTTCATCTTATTCAAATTCCCGCCTCCATGCTGTTAACGCTGAAGTACTTGTGATTGCTAG TGGCAAGGATAACATGTTTCCAAGTGGAGATGAAGCTCAGAGGCTTGCAAATTCATTAAGAAACTGCAAAGTACAATACTTCAAAGACAATGCGCATACTATTTTATTG GAAGATGGTATTAATCTGCTATCCATCATCAAAGGTACTAGCAAATATCGTCGTAAAAAAAGGCATGATCCTGTCATGGATTTTCTTCTTCCTACTATGTCAGAGTTCAAGAACACAATCCAGGACTATAG TTGGTATCTCAATTTTACTGGTCCTGTTATGCTGTCCACACTGGAAAATGGGAAAATTGTAAGAGGTCTAGCAGGGGTCCCACGTGAAGGCCCTGTATTGTTGGTCGGTTATCACATGCTTATGGGTTTAGATTCTATCCCTCTCGTTCTAGAATGTTTGAGGCAGAGGAAAATTTTACTTCGTGGTATAGCACATCCGGTATTGTTTACTCAGCGGACCGAGAGTCGAACTAATGAAAGCTCATTCAATGATCTGTTGAGACTATCTGGATTTATGCCTGTCAGTGCCAGCAACCTTTTTAAGTTGCTTGCAACAAAGTCACACATTCTGCTGTATCCTGGCGGTGCCCGTGAGGCCTTACATCGTAAG GGAGAAGAGTACAAGGTGATTTGGCCTGACCAACCAGAATTCATCAGAATGGCAGCAAAATTTGGTGCGACAATTGTGCCGTTTGGGGTTGTAGGGGAAGATGATATAGCACAG TTAGTTCTCGACTATGACGACCTAAAAAATATTCCTATATTGGGTGATGGGATAAGGTATTATAACGAACATGCAGCGAGGAGTGGTTTAACAGTCAG GACGGACATGGACGAGGAGGTCGCCAACCAAGCACTGTATCTCCCGGGTGTTTTACCTAAGATACCGGGTCGGTTTTACTACTTGTTTGGAAAACCTATTCACACAAAGGGAAGGAAGGACCTGGTGAAAGACAGAGAGAAAGCAAGAGAATTGTACTTGCAGGTAAAATCTGAAGTTCAAAATAACATGAATTATTTGCTTAAGAAAAGAGAGGAGGATCCTTACCGAAGCGTCATTGATCGGACCGTGCATAAAGCATTTTCTGCAACGTTTGATGATGTCCCAACATTTGATTATTAA
- the LOC132645223 gene encoding phytyl ester synthase 1, chloroplastic-like isoform X2, producing the protein MVSLPQNFWAAPHFARHPGYKPQCISRITCLASRDSTFLPSDSVKVNGVSSIEEKEKSIPVVDVQNDHLDKSKEDMRNKLEPLWDDGYGTQTVKDYLEIGLEIIKPDGGPPRWFTPISAGPPLQESPLLLFLPGTDGTGMGLVLHEKALGKVFQVWCLHIPVYDRTPFDATSFGKSQLQPLLPLLESLPDEIHVMVPYLMSFIMGDPMKMAMVNIDSMLPPGQIIRRLSDNLTSLLAYLPGLADIIPKETLLWKLKLLRSASSYSNSRLHAVNAEVLVIASGKDNMFPSGDEAQRLANSLRNCKVQYFKDNAHTILLEDGINLLSIIKGTSKYRRKKRHDPVMDFLLPTMSEFKNTIQDYSWYLNFTGPVMLSTLENGKIVRGLAGVPREGPVLLVGYHMLMGLDSIPLVLECLRQRKILLRGIAHPVLFTQRTESRTNESSFNDLLRLSGFMPVSASNLFKLLATKSHILLYPGGAREALHRKGEEYKVIWPDQPEFIRMAAKFGATIVPFGVVGEDDIAQLVLDYDDLKNIPILGDGIRYYNEHAARSGLTVRTDMDEEVANQALYLPGVLPKIPGRFYYLFGKPIHTKGRKDLVKDREKARELYLQVKSEVQNNMNYLLKKREEDPYRSVIDRTVHKAFSATFDDVPTFDY; encoded by the exons ATGGTTTCTCTTCCGCAAAATTTCTGGGCAGCCCCTCATTTTGCTCGTCACCCAGGCTATAAGCCTCAGTGTATATCTCGAATCACGTGCTTAGCTAGCAGGGACTCCACATTTTTGCCTTCAGATTCTGTTAAAGTTAATGGTGTGTCCTCTATTGAGGAAAAGGAGAAAAGTATCCCTGTAGTTGATGTGCAAAATGATCATTTGGATAAGAGCAAGGAGGACATGCGAAACAAGTTGGAACCCCTTTGGGATGATGGATATGGAACTCAAACTGTTAAGGATTATCTTGAGATAGGATTGGAGATTATTAAGCCCGATGGAGGTCCTCCGCGGTGGTTTACTCCCATATCAGCTGGTCCTCCTTTGCAAGAATCTCCTCTCCTACTTTTTCTGCCTG GAACGGATGGCACTGGCATGGGTCTTGTTTTGCATGAAAAGGCTCTTGGGAA AGTTTTTCAGGTTTGGTGCTTGCATATTCCTGTGTATGATCGAACACCGTTTGACG CAACTTCCTTTGGGAAGTCACAGCTCCAACCTCTGCTTCCTCTTCTAGAGTCTTTGCCTGATGAAATTCATGTTATGGTCCCTTATCTTATGAGCTTTATTATGG GTGATCCAATGAAGATGGCGATGGTTAACATTGATTCCATGCTTCCTCCTGGACAAATTATTCGACGTCTCTCTGACAACCTCACTAGTTTGCTGGCCTACCTCCCT GGCTTAGCTGATATCATACCGAAGGAAACTCTTCTCTGGAAGTTGAAGCTTCTTAGATCTGCTTCATCTTATTCAAATTCCCGCCTCCATGCTGTTAACGCTGAAGTACTTGTGATTGCTAG TGGCAAGGATAACATGTTTCCAAGTGGAGATGAAGCTCAGAGGCTTGCAAATTCATTAAGAAACTGCAAAGTACAATACTTCAAAGACAATGCGCATACTATTTTATTG GAAGATGGTATTAATCTGCTATCCATCATCAAAGGTACTAGCAAATATCGTCGTAAAAAAAGGCATGATCCTGTCATGGATTTTCTTCTTCCTACTATGTCAGAGTTCAAGAACACAATCCAGGACTATAG TTGGTATCTCAATTTTACTGGTCCTGTTATGCTGTCCACACTGGAAAATGGGAAAATTGTAAGAGGTCTAGCAGGGGTCCCACGTGAAGGCCCTGTATTGTTGGTCGGTTATCACATGCTTATGGGTTTAGATTCTATCCCTCTCGTTCTAGAATGTTTGAGGCAGAGGAAAATTTTACTTCGTGGTATAGCACATCCGGTATTGTTTACTCAGCGGACCGAGAGTCGAACTAATGAAAGCTCATTCAATGATCTGTTGAGACTATCTGGATTTATGCCTGTCAGTGCCAGCAACCTTTTTAAGTTGCTTGCAACAAAGTCACACATTCTGCTGTATCCTGGCGGTGCCCGTGAGGCCTTACATCGTAAG GGAGAAGAGTACAAGGTGATTTGGCCTGACCAACCAGAATTCATCAGAATGGCAGCAAAATTTGGTGCGACAATTGTGCCGTTTGGGGTTGTAGGGGAAGATGATATAGCACAG TTAGTTCTCGACTATGACGACCTAAAAAATATTCCTATATTGGGTGATGGGATAAGGTATTATAACGAACATGCAGCGAGGAGTGGTTTAACAGTCAG GACGGACATGGACGAGGAGGTCGCCAACCAAGCACTGTATCTCCCGGGTGTTTTACCTAAGATACCGGGTCGGTTTTACTACTTGTTTGGAAAACCTATTCACACAAAGGGAAGGAAGGACCTGGTGAAAGACAGAGAGAAAGCAAGAGAATTGTACTTGCAGGTAAAATCTGAAGTTCAAAATAACATGAATTATTTGCTTAAGAAAAGAGAGGAGGATCCTTACCGAAGCGTCATTGATCGGACCGTGCATAAAGCATTTTCTGCAACGTTTGATGATGTCCCAACATTTGATTATTAA